The sequence GATGAAATTGTCCTTCTGGCCATTAATCATAAAATGGTGGGTGGAAGGGTGTTATTTACTGACTCCACTCACCTTAAAGCCAATGCAAATAAACACAAATTTACTCGTGAAGAAATCGAAATCGAGACTAGGGAATACATAGAAGAACTCAATAAAGCTGTTGATGAAGATAGAACAAACCACGGAAAAAAGCACTAAAAGAAAGAGAGGAGGTGACAGAGACCAAGGAAATTCGAAAAAGTACAACCGATCCTGATTGTGGCTTCATGTCCAGAGATAATAAGCAGGAAATGTTCTGTTATCTGGACCACCGAACAACAGATATGAAGTTTAATATCATAACAGATGCCTATGTAACACCTGGAAATGTCCATGACTCTGTCCCTTACCTTTCTAGATTGGATCGTCAAATTGATCGTTTTGGATTTAAAGTAGAAGCTGTGGCGCTCGACTCAGGATATTTAACAAATCCAATTTGTAAAGGTCTACACGACCGAAGTATTTTTGGTGTAATTGCCCATCGGAGATATCAGCCAACAAAAGGTCTTTTCCCAAAATGGAAGTTTACATATGACAAAGAACAAGACATCTATACTTGTCCTAATGACCAAGAGTTGGTTTACCGCACCACAACAAGAGATGGATACCGTGAATATAAGTCCGACTCTAAAAAATGTTCAGAATGCCCACTCCTGAAGGAGTGCACAAGATCAAAAAATAAACAAAAGGTCATAACTCGTCATGTGTGGGAGGACTTCAAGGAAAAGGTCCGCCTAAACAGACTCTCCCTCTCCGGAAAAATGCTTTATAAATATAGAAAAGAAAAAGTCGAGCGAAGCTTCGCAGATTCGAAAGAACTGCATGGGCTTCGCTATTGCCGGTTGCGGGGCTTACACAATGCGAGTGAGCAGGTGTTACTCACCGCAGCGTGTCAGAATATAAAAAAGATCGCCACACACCTAGCCAAGCTAGGATAATGGTGGCGATCAGTCGTTTCCTAACTCAAAAGGTGAATATGTCCATAAAAAAGAAAGTTACCCAATAAAAAAAAGCTTGTGGAAGAAAAAAATAGTACCTTTCTCCACAAGCTGAACCCGCAAATCATTGCGGGTTTTTCGATATGCGGGGGATAGTTTAATAAAATCTTGGGGGGATTTTATTAAATGATGCTTTCGTAAGGATAATGTTAAAATCCTAAAGCCGATTTTAACGTATATAAGGCCACTTTGCTGGTCGATATTAAGTTTTGCATGCTCTTTTCTCATAAGAGTCAAGTTTGCAAACAAAGTATGGCATTCAATCTTATGTTGTAATCAAGAGCAACAAATCAAAAGAGCCTATTTCAACATATGTTTTTCAAGATCATCCAGCATCAAGTTTGCAGCCATTACGCCGCCGGCGGTATTCCAGATAGCATCATCTACCTTATGGACTTCACCTTTTTTCGCTACTTCAAGGTTTTGGAATAGAGGATCCTCGATCCAATCCTTTTCAACATCAGTTGCTTTGCCGTCGCCCTCATCATATGTGAAGTAGAACAGGATATCACCGTCCATCGCCGGGATCCTTTCCTTTGTTACACCTTTTTCAGCAAAGTCATCTTTATTCTGATTTTCTGGACGAGCAAGACCAATTTGTTCAAGGATTACTCCGGAGAATGAATCTTTGTGATAAATACGTACATCGCCAGCCATGAAACGGACCATTGAGACCTCTGTATTTACTTTATCTCCAAGCTTTTCTTTTAAATCTTCGATGCGCTGATCATACGCTGCGAGTACTTCCTTGCCCTTTTCCTCTTTGTTTACAGCTTTTGCATAAAGCTCAAAGTTATTTTTCCAGTTTCCGCGAAGGTCCTCTGCAAAAACGGTAGGGGCGATCGCTTTTAGCTGCTCATAAATATCTTCCTGGCGCATTTTGTTGCCGATGATTAAATCTGGCTGCAGCGCAGCTATAGCTTCTACATTAACCTGGCTCTCGACACCGACAACCTGAACATCTTTCATATCTTCTGCGATGTGGTCATACCACGGGTCTCCAGTCCAGGATTGGACAGCTCCAACAGGAGTGACTCCAAGTGCCAGAAGGGCTTCTGTTCCTTCATTTGTCAGGATGACAATCTTTTTGGGAGTCTTTTCCAGAGTAGTCGTACCCATTGCATGTTCAACTGTGTAGCTTTCTTCCTTTTGCTTAGGTTCCTCTGCTGTATCCTTAGCTTTTTCTTCACCGGTTCCGCATGCTGCCAGAAGCAGGATCGTGAACATGCTGATAAGCATAAGCAAATTTTTTGTGACTTTCATATGTATATCCTCCTAAATGTTATTGATAATCATTTTCAATGACTGCATCCTTATGATAAAATGCAATTAGATACGATGTCAATAATAATTGATAATGATTTTCATCATCAATGAAGTTTTTGTGAACATGTTACTGAACGGGTGAAAAACAGCTTCTTTTTACGTAAAGTTGAAATGAACAAAATAAGCATCTTTTGAAGATTCTATTTTAGAATTTTCAAAGCTTAGTTATTAGTATTAGGGAAAGAAAGGTAGACATCATGCTTGTGAAAACCAATGGGCAAAGATGGATCGGGTTAATGGCGGCCATCTTATTAATTTTATTTTTAATATCCGCAAGTATCGTCTATGGCTATACAGATACATCATGGGACACAGCTTTTGCTGCTTTCACCAACTATGATGGTTCGAATGAACATATTATCATTCAATCCGTCCGGCTGCCGCGCGCTCTGATTGCAGCTGCTGTCGGTGCCAGCCTGGCGATTGCCGGTGTCCTGATGCAAACATTGACGAAAAACCCGCTTGCTTCACCAGGAATTTTTGGCGTCAATGCCGGAGCTGGATTCGCTGTGGTAGTAGCTGTGACGATGTTTTCAGTCAGCAGTCTTCAGGCATTTGCATGGATATCCTTTTTTGGTGCTGCACTGGCGGCTCTAAGCGTCTATGTGATTGGTTCTGCTGGCCGTGAAGGTTTGACTCCGATGAAGTTGACACTTGCAGGGGCAGCGATGTCAGCGATGTTTTCATCCTTCACTCAGGGTTTGCTCGTACTCGATGAAGCAGCGCTGGAACAGGTTCTCTACTGGCTTGCGGGCTCTGTCCAGGGGCGCAGGCTGGAAACTCTCATCAGCGTCCTGCCTTATTTAGCATTTGGCTGGCTGGCAGCAATCCTTATTTCCTCAAAAATGAACGTTTTATCAATGGGTGAGGATGTAGCAAAGGGGCTTGGTTTGAATACAGGTCTTGTAAAGCTTGCTGCAGGCGTGATCATTGTTCTTCTATCTGGCGGAGCTGTTGCGGTAGCAGGACCTATTGGATTTATAGGAATTGTCATTCCCCACTTGACAAGGGCGGTGGTCGGCATTGATCACCGCTGGGTGATACCTTTCTCGGCGCTATTTGGAGGAATGCTGTTATTGGCGGCGGATATCGCTGCCCGATACGTATTGATGCCGCAGGAAATTCCTGTGGGTGTCATGACGGCGATGATTGGGACTCCATTTTTCATTTATATAGCGAGAAAGGGGTTCAATGGAAAATGAGCAAGTATAAAAGCTTAAGGTTTTTTAAGGGTAATATATCTTTTTTGATAGATAAAAAGGCAGCCGGGATATTCTTCGGATTGCTGGTTGCGGCACTGGCTGTGTTCGTC comes from Mesobacillus jeotgali and encodes:
- a CDS encoding IS1182 family transposase (programmed frameshift) codes for the protein MFRPRRDSQNEAEFVFIEDLVPEDHFLRKVDKYIDFSFIEKKVRPFYSENNGRPSDPIMLFKMMFIGYFYGIRSERQLEREVQMNVAYRWFLGLKLNDPVLDHSTISWNRRKRFKDTNIFQEIFDEIVLLAINHKMVGGRVLFTDSTHLKANANKHKFTREEIEIETREYIEELNKAVDEDRTNHGKKPLKEREEVTETKEIRKSTTDPDCGFMSRDNKQEMFCYLDHRTTDMKFNIITDAYVTPGNVHDSVPYLSRLDRQIDRFGFKVEAVALDSGYLTNPICKGLHDRSIFGVIAHRRYQPTKGLFPKWKFTYDKEQDIYTCPNDQELVYRTTTRDGYREYKSDSKKCSECPLLKECTRSKNKQKVITRHVWEDFKEKVRLNRLSLSGKMLYKYRKEKVERSFADSKELHGLRYCRLRGLHNASEQVLLTAACQNIKKIATHLAKLG
- a CDS encoding ABC transporter substrate-binding protein, which gives rise to MKVTKNLLMLISMFTILLLAACGTGEEKAKDTAEEPKQKEESYTVEHAMGTTTLEKTPKKIVILTNEGTEALLALGVTPVGAVQSWTGDPWYDHIAEDMKDVQVVGVESQVNVEAIAALQPDLIIGNKMRQEDIYEQLKAIAPTVFAEDLRGNWKNNFELYAKAVNKEEKGKEVLAAYDQRIEDLKEKLGDKVNTEVSMVRFMAGDVRIYHKDSFSGVILEQIGLARPENQNKDDFAEKGVTKERIPAMDGDILFYFTYDEGDGKATDVEKDWIEDPLFQNLEVAKKGEVHKVDDAIWNTAGGVMAANLMLDDLEKHMLK
- a CDS encoding FecCD family ABC transporter permease → MLVKTNGQRWIGLMAAILLILFLISASIVYGYTDTSWDTAFAAFTNYDGSNEHIIIQSVRLPRALIAAAVGASLAIAGVLMQTLTKNPLASPGIFGVNAGAGFAVVVAVTMFSVSSLQAFAWISFFGAALAALSVYVIGSAGREGLTPMKLTLAGAAMSAMFSSFTQGLLVLDEAALEQVLYWLAGSVQGRRLETLISVLPYLAFGWLAAILISSKMNVLSMGEDVAKGLGLNTGLVKLAAGVIIVLLSGGAVAVAGPIGFIGIVIPHLTRAVVGIDHRWVIPFSALFGGMLLLAADIAARYVLMPQEIPVGVMTAMIGTPFFIYIARKGFNGK